A region of the Drosophila subpulchrella strain 33 F10 #4 breed RU33 chromosome 3L, RU_Dsub_v1.1 Primary Assembly, whole genome shotgun sequence genome:
TcttattacttttaaaataatgtttttcattaCCATCTAAACAAATAATACTATATTTCAACGGCACAGGTGCAAACTATGCTATGAAAGATATTTCCTACAAGGATGTGTAAATACATGTTGCTGGAATAGAAAGACAATGAATATGACTGGATTGGTTGTGCGTATATTGACAAAAATCGTTGGATACGAAGACAGGATGACAGGATTAATCCAAGCATGTAACTttattaaagtattttaattggAATTATCTAAGGCAATGCTTGCATAGAGGCATTACTTAGATCTTTGCATTGGTATTAATTAAATGTGTTGTGGATTTGAGTTGTGGTGTGTATTTCCTGGATATATtcattcaataaattgatatttttgcTTCGGCCTCAGCGCCCGAGTAATCTTCGCAGCTCCGtcgttattttatttattggattatAACTTGCTTCGTACATGTTTATAGGAAGTTGATCtactaaacatttttaaaattttgcgAGATGGAATTATCTATAAATGTGACCCTCAAGTATTTATTAGAATTCCGTTTTTTTCGTTTGGATATTTTTATAGGGGTAATCGTTAATGTGTATATGgacatatattttatttataggtTGTGTATTTGCGTACAATCTAAAActgtgttttaattttttctgtgCAATCAATGAAATTATAATTGATTTGAAATTCATGATCACTCACTACCAGGGACTCTTTAGTTAATCTCGAAATAATCTAACACATTACACGTATAGAATgaaagttattattattttatagtaGTATGGATACGGATTTCTATAGGGATATTACGCATCCAAATAAAACAGCAGCTAACTTACTGATTGGCTACTTACACAAATAACAAGAGTAACGCAAAAACAGACAAACATAACACCTCTAATCACTCCGTATTGGAAATAATATTACTGAATTGGATAGCACGTAATAACGCAAGATGAACAGTGGCCTCTGCTGATTTTTCATTCGTTGCATAAGCGTTAATTTAAACTCTAGAACATGGGTATATGGACTATTCAGTAAGTTCAATTCACGCGATTAAGCAAGCTGTTTTGGGTGCTCTCAGGTTTAGCAATGCAACAcgtttaattaatttccatTTAGTTATATATAGGTAGATTAATATCCGAACCGAATAAAGCATTTAATAAATGTGTACGCGATTTCATCAGaaattgtaattgatttttttatcGCAGATCTGGATCCTCGTCCGCAGCCTTCTTGATGCGCAGTAAGATGGTTGTGTACCACTGATCCAACCGCGAGATGCTGTCGTAATCCTTGACGGCCTCTGTGAATCCCTCGATGTTCTGTTCCTCGAGATGCTCGCACAACACCTGTAATTAAAGAAGAACTCCATAAGTAATTGGaagcaattaaaaattgaTGAGTTCTGCCCCTATTCTGTACTATACAAAGAAGTTGAAATGTTATTAAAACCCACCTTGATGAGCTTGAACTCCCGTGAGTCCTGGAATGCTGGGTACTGCTGCGCATACTTCTCAATGGCATGCTGGGCGTTCAGAAGGTCCACACTCAGGTGACAGAGGGCGGCCCTGAAGAAGTACTCCTTGGCACTGTACTTGAGCAGAGAGCTCTCCAGCGAGGAGGCGGCCACCTGCTCGTATATGGATATTGCTTTTTCGTAGTCTTCCAGTTGGGCAGCGTACTGGGCCACCTTAAGCATACACTTGTTGGCCGAACTGACCGACTCCTCGCCCTTAAAGTAATCAGCTGCCTGTTCGTAGTGCTGAATAGACTTGGCCTGGACAAAATATAATCGCAAGTAAGTATGTATCTATCTATTGAATTAAGCCTGAACTCACCAGAGTATTAGGATCACTTTCGTACATTTCAGCGATGCTCTGGTGATGCTTGGCGGCCATTGTGAAGCGACCCATGTCCGTGTAGATGTCGATGGACTTCATCAGGCAGTTGACGGCGCACTCAACGTCCACCTTTTTGTAGCAGTTGGAGGCGTCGACGTAGCAGGTTCCGGCATCGTGCCGACTTCCAGCCCGGGCATGCAGCGTGGCCGCCTCGCAGAAGCACTCGCCGGCCTTTGTCCAGTTCTTGGACATCTTGAACATGTTGCCAGCCCGCTGGTAGCACTCGATGGCATCCTCCACCTTGTTGGAGCCCCTGAAATTGTGGAAATCGATTAGTTTTCAGTGCTGCTAATACAAGCTTTTACTTTTGTTGCTtagtatttattattttttattatttattatttattattatctattatttattagtattttttatgttttttaaaaataaatccttaagaaacaaataaataaaactgttGTTAatcttatttaatttttttatatcctAGATCgtttaaaagtttaagatCGCTATTTCAAAACCTTTTTAGATGTTAAAATCTaagaacaatttttttaatggaAAAGTAAATTAgtaaaaattcttttaatcGATAATCACATAAGTGATGATctaaacaaataatttattaatcaAATTCTGGAAATCTATGACAAATAGTTCGATATTTTTTTGATGgttaaacttttaaataccATGAATCATCAAAACCTGTATGTAAATAAGCTCATGCGTATATTAAACAATGACAAAACATATGTTTATGGTATATAGGGCCCGCTTATCAATACATTGCATTACATCTGCATTGTAATACATGTCTCGAACTTATTATCAGTTTAATTCGCACTTTTGCGGTATTCAGTTCCTGGGTGGAGGCGTAGTATACATCTATACGTATACGTATTATCGTGAGTAGGTATATTGTATAGTGAGTATAATGGAATGGGAACTGCTGAAGAAACTGTTCACCACTATATAGTATAGTATATGGAGCAACTGAGGATGTGCAAATGGGAGGCCTAACCATAGACATAGAGCAATTTCCCCACTCCCCATTGCGAAATTTCGTTTGTACGAACCCGAATAGAGATCCCAGAAAACCCTTCTGTTGGGTCAACTTCTTCTCCGCCTCGGCCATCAGCTGGAGCGCCTTCTGTTCGTTGTCACCCATGTCGAGGATTTATATCCGCCTCGGCactaattgcatttaaatattaagacTTATTCGGCCTTTCAGCGAGTGTGTACGTATTGGGAACTTTTTTcgagaaaataaaatcaataagcTGATTAGAGTGACCAAATCACTCGTGCCAGTATTACCATCGCCCACCGCAGTAGAAATAACATGCACCAGTGTTGTAAATTGTCAGAGCTGTAACGGTTTTGCAGATCAAACTCCTTATCAAATGTATTACactttacaaaaattatatgtaTTTCCAAATGTTTAGTAAATCACATTTGATATAAGTCAAGAAAtccatatttttatttccagatattttattaaataggATTCTTCGCTTAAAAGCAATTACAAATTGTATCTTATCACGAACGGCATTTCCGCCCAatacttatcaaaaaataattgtcCTTTAAAGCACTTCCACGCCTTGCAGTCGAAATAAAACATCTATTAGTTAGGTTCATAATGTATCCAGCATTTAATTGGCGATATCAGTCAACTGGTTTAATTGTGGATTTCGCGGAACACGATTGcttattttaaacatttaattttatttctttataaatttattaagtgATCGTGTACGAAAACCGTGAAACAGACATATCTATGTATTTTTAATGGATTGATTGCCCAACATTGATTACGAATAATACTTAATCAGTAGATGAAGGGGAAAGgtgaaaacaaataaactcTAAAACATAGAACAatcaaatcaattttaacagaaactacaattttttaaaatgcgTGAAGGAGGATTCGTTTGGGGCTATATGTAAAATTGGCCAGGGCATTCATGGTGGATTAGCTTAAACTAACATTCGGCCTTAAAATGTAGTGGCCTGGCTACAATTAGATGAACATCTTCTCCAGCATTTTCCTAAGTTTCTCCTGGGCGTAGCGGATCTTCTGGTACAAGTCTTTAGACACGCCGTTCTCCACGATGGTCGAGAATCGGTAGGTGCGGAAATTCTTCTCGTGGTCCATATAGGTTATGGCACTCATACGTGGGCAGAGGATGAGCTTCATGTGGTCCGAGAAGTTGAGCTAAAGGAGCAGACGGTTAGACGATTAGTTATCTAATATATATTCCAATGGCTTGAGATTTTACCTGCACGGATCCGTTGGTCAGATGCATGACCACGGCACACGTTGTACGGAACCAGGAGTGCAAATGCGGCATACGCGAGATCTGATCGCTTTCGATATTCACATTGTTGGCGCCTGCCTTCACCAAATGCTCGATCATGTAGCGCTTGAAGTAGGACAGCAACTTCATCTTCTTGTCGAGCGACTTGCAGTAATCTGTGGTAGTCATGTAAGACTCCTTGCCGTCCTTGTCGATGAAGTGCACGTTGATTTGGTTGGGCAGCAGAATCAGCTTCGTAGTGTCGTTGAACATCACGCCAATGCCCTCATCGCAGAGCTGGTAACCAAAGCCGTATTTGTCGCTGTAGTCCACCCACTTGGATATCCAGAAGAGCGGTTGTGCTGCCGGATCGGTGTTCTCGTCGCCCAGATTGCCTTGCAAAATACGCGGCTAAAATGGGATAACATTAAGGCATAGGAAAACCttgaacaaacaaagaaatacCTTGCCGTTAATGAGATTGGTGAGCTGCTGGTGCAGGCTCTCAATATCGCTGCGATAGTCCTCGCTGTGGCGGCACACCTGGGCCGAGGCGGTGATGGCGTCGTGCAGATTGGCCTTGAGGAAGGTCGACTCCAGACGGGTGTCGTCGGGCCTGATGCCATTCATCTCCATCAGCGGCTTGCGGTGCGCCGCGTCCTCGATGGTGTCGTTGCTGCCGATACGAGGCGCCATCGTCAGACAAGAGACGGGCAAGAACATGGGCACCTTGGAGCCCTTAAGGAACT
Encoded here:
- the LOC119554688 gene encoding serine/threonine-protein kinase polo; the encoded protein is MAAKPEDKSTDIPDRLFDSNQRKTYKRMRFFGKGGFAKCYEIIDVETDDVFAGKIVSKKLMIKHNQKEKTAQEITIHRSLNHPNIVKFHSYFEDVQNIYIVLELCKKRSMMELHKRRKSITEFECRYYIYQIIQGVKYLHDNRIIHRDLKLGNLFLNDLLHVKIGDFGLATRIEYEGERKKTLCGTPNYIAPEILTKKGHSFEVDIWSIGCVMYTLLVGQPPFETKTLKDTYSKIKKCEYRVPSYLRKPAADMVIAMLQPNPESRPAIGQLLNFEFLKGSKVPMFLPVSCLTMAPRIGSNDTIEDAAHRKPLMEMNGIRPDDTRLESTFLKANLHDAITASAQVCRHSEDYRSDIESLHQQLTNLINGKPRILQGNLGDENTDPAAQPLFWISKWVDYSDKYGFGYQLCDEGIGVMFNDTTKLILLPNQINVHFIDKDGKESYMTTTDYCKSLDKKMKLLSYFKRYMIEHLVKAGANNVNIESDQISRMPHLHSWFRTTCAVVMHLTNGSVQLNFSDHMKLILCPRMSAITYMDHEKNFRTYRFSTIVENGVSKDLYQKIRYAQEKLRKMLEKMFI
- the LOC119553006 gene encoding alpha-soluble NSF attachment protein, with the translated sequence MGDNEQKALQLMAEAEKKLTQQKGFLGSLFGGSNKVEDAIECYQRAGNMFKMSKNWTKAGECFCEAATLHARAGSRHDAGTCYVDASNCYKKVDVECAVNCLMKSIDIYTDMGRFTMAAKHHQSIAEMYESDPNTLAKSIQHYEQAADYFKGEESVSSANKCMLKVAQYAAQLEDYEKAISIYEQVAASSLESSLLKYSAKEYFFRAALCHLSVDLLNAQHAIEKYAQQYPAFQDSREFKLIKVLCEHLEEQNIEGFTEAVKDYDSISRLDQWYTTILLRIKKAADEDPDLR